From Nicotiana tabacum cultivar K326 chromosome 20, ASM71507v2, whole genome shotgun sequence, one genomic window encodes:
- the LOC107776064 gene encoding uncharacterized protein LOC107776064 — MLIIPEAGFEISDENFVTLPLPVNRKRKRINKPRGSIDKPRGAAADKWTDDETSILINVLHDDARKHGFSGSTLSGPRWTEINDEFLMKIRNVDRFDDEQIKSKVGRLKRETKTFKELLNSCSGYGWDPITNTVTCPSDTWANHVNQKKEKNVYISKYRYQGLKDFDLLDEIFGNSFATENHVMYSTNPNFSGIWFVIMIMNVIDEGSVYTRYQVCLFGTVGYF, encoded by the exons ATGCTCATAATACCTGAAGCTGGTTTTGAGATTTCCGACGAGAATTTTGTGACTCTGCCTCTACCGGTTAATAGG AAACGAAAAAGAATAAATAAACCGCGTGGTTCAATTGATAAACCACGTGGTGCTGCTGCTGATAAATGGACAGATGATGAAACGTCAATCCTCATAAATGTCCTACATGATGATGCGAGGAAGCACGGGTTTAGTGGTTCTACCCTCAGTGGTCCACGTTGGACAGAAATTAACGATgagtttttgatgaaaattagaAATGTGGATAGGTTTGACGATGAGCAAATTAAGTCCAAGGTTGGAAGATTAAAGAGAGAGACAAAAACCTTCAAGGAGCTCCTTAATTCTTGCTCCGGGTACGGATGGGACCCTATAACTAACACAGTTACTTGTCCATCTGACACTTGGGCGAATCATGTGAAT caaaagaaagagaagaatgtTTATATTTCCAAGTACAGATACCAAGGGCTTAAAGATTTTGACTTACTGGATGAGATATTTGGGAATTCATTTGCCACGGAAAACCATGTTATGTACAGTACAAATCCTAATTTTTCAGGAATATggtttgtgataatgataatgaatgttattgatgaaGGTTCTGTATATACAAGATATCAAGTTTGTTTGTTTGGTACTGTTGggtatttttga
- the LOC107776063 gene encoding MOB kinase activator-like 1A, producing the protein MSLFGLGRNQRTFRPKKSAPSGSKGAQLRKHIDATLGSGNLREAVRLPPGEDINEWLAVNTVDFFNQVNLLYGTLTEFCTPENCPTMTAGPKYEYRWADGVQIKKPIEVSAPKYVEYLMDWIETQLDDESIFPQRLGAPFPPNFKDVVKTIFKRLFRVYAHIYHSHFQKIVSLKEEAHLNTCFKHFILFTHEFGLIDKKELAPLQELIESIIVPY; encoded by the exons ATGAGTCTTTTTGGCCTTGGAAG GAACCAGAGAACATTCCGGCCCAAAAAGAGTGCACCCTCAGGGAGTAAG GGGGCACAGTTAAGAAAGCACATTGATGCCACATTAGGCAGCGGAAACTTGAGAGAAGCTGTAAGGCTTCCTCCAGGGGAAGATATTAATGAATGGCTAGCTGTCAACA CTGTTGATTTCTTCAACCAGGTGAATCTTCTTTATGGCACCCTCACTGAGTTCTGTACGCCAGAAAACTGCCCTACAATGACTGCAGGCCCCAA GTATGAGTATAGGTGGGCTGATGGTGTACAGATTAAGAAGCCTATTGAAGTTTCAGCCCCAAAATATGTTGAATATTTGATGGATTGGATTGAAACTCAATTGGATGATGAATCTATATTTCCCCAAAGGCTTG GTGCACCTTTTCCTCCGAACTTCAAGGATGTTGTCAAGACAATATTCAAACGCCTCTTTCGTGTATATGCACATATTTATCACTCTCATTTTCAGAAGATAGTGAGCCTTAAGGAGGAAGCCCATTTGAATACGTGTTTCAAGCATTTCATACTCTTCACCCAT GAGTTCGGACTGATTGACAAAAAGGAGCTGGCTCCACTCCAAGAGCTCATAGAATCTATTATTGTTCCTTACTGA